In Bythopirellula goksoeyrii, a single window of DNA contains:
- a CDS encoding ligand-gated ion channel: MHWHWKARFLIATLVVFTSLVFSLDPVCAIEAGMPNPPSSPTVVKVGIFLADIIDLNEVEETFQAEFIIVAEWEDPRLAFDPAEDGTDMKLFQGLFQFNEVFSGWWPQLLLVNEIGTGDTNAITIQVHHDGRVRYMEQRNVTLETPMKLKPFPFDTQTLEAKMIAFGNYSGQVLLEVDERVLGATEEHIVGNERVNIAQWRLVNLDMVAKLSDYRYYGAPEQLSEIRLNITLERQSANIVWKVIVPLIVLVLLMWAVFWMEVDNLSDRLNVAFIGILTIVAYQFLIDGTMPRISYFTFTDTVLLYSFLVMCLAVLESLILYSMCKSGNKEAAERLDRAVQWAFPIIYFMGLLISYLYYTYCY; the protein is encoded by the coding sequence ATGCACTGGCACTGGAAAGCTCGCTTCCTAATTGCCACTCTTGTGGTATTTACTTCTCTGGTGTTCAGCCTTGACCCAGTGTGCGCTATCGAAGCCGGGATGCCCAATCCGCCGAGCTCGCCGACGGTCGTGAAGGTGGGAATCTTCCTGGCCGACATCATCGACTTGAACGAGGTAGAAGAAACCTTTCAAGCCGAATTCATCATCGTGGCAGAGTGGGAAGACCCAAGGCTGGCTTTCGATCCGGCAGAGGATGGAACGGATATGAAGCTCTTCCAGGGGCTGTTCCAATTTAATGAAGTCTTCTCGGGTTGGTGGCCTCAACTGTTACTCGTCAACGAAATTGGGACTGGCGACACCAATGCCATCACCATCCAGGTTCATCACGACGGGCGTGTCCGGTACATGGAGCAGCGGAACGTCACCTTAGAGACACCGATGAAGCTGAAACCGTTTCCGTTCGATACGCAAACGCTGGAGGCGAAGATGATTGCATTTGGCAACTACAGCGGGCAGGTGCTGCTGGAAGTGGACGAACGGGTGCTGGGTGCCACGGAGGAACACATCGTAGGCAACGAGCGAGTTAACATCGCACAGTGGCGCCTGGTCAATCTCGACATGGTGGCTAAGCTCTCGGACTATCGCTATTACGGAGCGCCGGAGCAACTTTCTGAGATCCGACTAAACATCACTCTGGAACGCCAATCGGCGAACATCGTTTGGAAGGTGATCGTTCCGCTGATCGTCCTTGTTCTTTTGATGTGGGCGGTCTTTTGGATGGAAGTGGACAATCTGTCGGATCGATTGAATGTCGCATTCATCGGAATATTGACGATTGTGGCCTACCAATTTCTGATTGATGGTACGATGCCTCGAATTTCATACTTCACATTTACGGATACAGTGTTGTTGTACTCGTTCTTGGTAATGTGCCTAGCGGTCCTCGAGAGTCTGATTCTTTATTCGATGTGCAAATCAGGAAACAAGGAGGCTGCGGAGAGATTAGACCGTGCAGTGCAGTGGGCTTTTCCAATCATCTACTTCATGGGCCTCCTCATCAGTTATCTCTACTATACATACTGCTACTAG